A stretch of the Cydia strobilella chromosome 23, ilCydStro3.1, whole genome shotgun sequence genome encodes the following:
- the LOC134751888 gene encoding porphobilinogen deaminase: MENEAKTVIRVGSRKSELALIQTNFVIDCLKKLQPEKEFTIVTMTTLGDRILDVSLPKIGEKSLFTKDLEDALRNDMVDFVVHSLKDLPTSLPEGLAIGAVFEREDPRDALVLREDLKEHTLETLPEGSVIGTSSLRRTAQLRGKHPQLCVRDVRGNLNTRLRKLDENGEYSALLLAAAGLQRMGWSNRISKILPCAEIKYAVGQGALAVECRADNDAILSLLAPFNHAETYCRILAERSFLKTLGGGCSAPVGVSTRLKPFDTQFKLTISGAVWSLDGATTIEHSLEQTFPQIRKTVKHKLSPDETEKTGKKLKTNVSDDPNHPEEINRRITERAGNLNCEDTRSLEEILALKTPKIFCGLIENSNMPIDVIEKCDDLGKDLAESLISKGALEVMKVTQDLIRSSTVVKS, encoded by the exons AAGGAAAAGCGAG cTGGCACTTATACAAACCAACTTTGTAATAGACTGCTTGAAGAAATTACAACCAGAGAAAGAGTTTACTATTG TAACCATGACAACCCTAGGAGACCGTATTTTAGACGTGTCCCTGCCGAAGATCGGCGAGAAGTCTCTCTTTACCAAAGACCTGGAAGATGCCCTGAGGAACGACATGGTGGACTTTGTGGTGCATTCGTTAAAGGATCTGCCCACGTCTCTGCCGGAAGGGTTGGCTATTGGAGCAGTGTTTGAAAG GGAAGATCCTAGAGATGCCTTAGTTCTCAGGGAAGACCTGAAAGAGCACACATTGGAGACCCTGCCAGAAGGCTCCGTCATTG GCACGTCATCTCTCCGTCGCACAGCCCAGCTCCGCGGCAAACACCCACAATTGTGCGTCCGCGACGTCCGCGGCAATCTTAACACTCGTCTAAGAAAACTGGACGAAAATGGTGAATACTCGGCGCTGTTGCTGGCGGCCGCTGGGCTGCAACGAATGGGGTGGAGTAACCGGATATCTAAG attCTTCCGTGCGCAGAAATAAAATACGCGGTAGGGCAGGGCGCTTTAGCTGTGGAGTGTCGCGCCGACAACGACGCCATCTTATCATTGTTAGCGCCCTTCAACCACGCCGAGACTTACTGCAGGATTCTGGCAGAGAGAAGCTTTCTCAAGACGCTCG GTGGAGGCTGCAGCGCACCCGTCGGCGTATCCACCAGACTGAAGCCGTTCGACACACAATTCAAACTGACCATATCCGGCGCAGTGTGGAGCCTCGACGGCGCCACCACCATAGAGCATTCCCTCGAACAAACCTTCCCACAGATAAGAAAAACGGTCAAGCACAAACTCAGCCCGGACGAAACCGAAAAAACCGGTAAAAAACTCAAAACTAATGTCAGTGACGACCCTAATCATCCTGAAGAAATAAACAGAAGAATAACGGAAAGAGCGGGAAATTTAAATTGCGAAGACACTAGAAGTTTAGAGGAGATACTGGCTTTAAAAACGCCTAAGATTTTTTGTGGTTTAATAGAGAACTCAAACATGCCTATAGATGTTATAGAGAAATGTGATGATTTGGGTAAAGATTTGGCTGAATCCCTTATTTCCAAAGGCGCTTTAGAAGTTATGAAGGTGACGCAAGATTTAATTAGAAGCTCTACTGTTGTAAAGTCCTGA